Proteins encoded in a region of the Eretmochelys imbricata isolate rEreImb1 chromosome 10, rEreImb1.hap1, whole genome shotgun sequence genome:
- the ATPAF2 gene encoding ATP synthase mitochondrial F1 complex assembly factor 2: protein MWRSCQRLFCARSPQAPRLCPAPPVGGPSLSLPGTARTYTPPTERKRFYQNVSISQGEGGFEINLDHRKLKTPQAKLFTVPSEALAIAVATEWDSQQDTIKSYTMHLTTLCNTALDNPSQRNKDQIIRAAVKFLETDTVCYRVEEPAGLVELQKNEWDPMIEWAEKRYNVEIGSSTSIMGPNIPARTKDTFTSHLASYNMWALQGIEYVITQLKSLILSMGLIDRHIPVEKAVLLSRLEEEFQIQHWGNVEWAHDYDLYELRARTAAGTLFAHLCSESSTVKHKLLQD, encoded by the exons ATGTGGCGCAGTTGTCAGCGGCTGTTCTGCGCCAGGTCGCCCCAGGCCCCACGGCTGTGCCCGGCCCCCCCTGTTGGGGGCCCGAGCCTTTCACTGCCGGGCACGGCACGGACGTACACGCCACCAACAG aaaggAAGAGGTTTTACCAGAACGTTAGCATCTCCCAAGGCGAAG GTGGCTTTGAAATAAACCTGGACCACAGGAAGCTGAAAACGCCCCAGGCCAAACTCTTCACTGTCCCCAGTGAGGCCCTGGCTATTGCTGTTGCTACGGAATGGGATTCCCAGCAGGACACCATCAAGTCCTACACCATGCATCTG ACCACATTGTGCAACACAGCTTTGGACAACCCATCTCAGCGAAACAAAGATCAGATAATCAGAGCAGCTGTAAAGTTCCTGGAGACAGACACTGTCTG CTACAGGGTGGAGGAGCCAGCCGGCCTAGTAGAACTGCAGAAGAATGAGTGGGATCCCATGATCGAGTGGGCTGAGAAAAG GTACAACGTGGAGATCGGCTCCTCTACTAGCATCATGGGACCCAACATCCCAGCCAGGACCAAAGACACTTTCACCAGCCATTTGGCATCTTACAACATGTGGGCACTGCAAG gtATAGAATATGTGATCACACAATTGAAATCTCTGATTCTGTCCATGGGACTGATTGACAGACACATTCCGGTCGAAAAAGCTGTGCTGTTGTCTCGCCTGGAGGAAGAATTCCAG ATCCAGCATTGGGGCAACGTGGAGTGGGCCCACGACTATGACCTGTACGAGCTGCGTGCCCGCACGGCCGCCGGGACCCTCTTTGCTCACCTTTGTTCAGAGAGCTCAACTGTAAAACACAAGCTGCTTCAGGACTGA